Proteins encoded together in one Zonotrichia albicollis isolate bZonAlb1 unplaced genomic scaffold, bZonAlb1.hap1 Scaffold_254, whole genome shotgun sequence window:
- the LOC141727769 gene encoding olfactory receptor 14A16-like: MSNSSSISHFLLLALADKRQLQLLHFCLLLGISLAALLGNGLIISAVACGHHLHTPMFFFLLNLALSDLGSICTTVPKAMHNSLWDTRNISYTGCAAQLFFFMFFIGAEFYLLTVMCYDRYVSICKPLHYGTLLGSRACAHTAAAAWASGFLYSLLHTANTFSLPLCHGNALGQFFCEIPQILQLSCSTCQLRELGLLAVSACLVFGCFVFIVFYYVQIFRAVLRIPSEQGRHKAFSTCFPHLAVLSLFLSTGTFAYLKPHSMSSPSLDLTLSVLYSVVPPALNPLIYSLRNQELKAAPPARPPPPLTEEVQTAPLRL, translated from the exons atgtccaacagcagctccatcagccacttcctcctgctggcactggcagacaagcggcagctgcagctcctgcacttctgcctcttgctgggcatctccctggctgccctcctgggcaacggcctcatcatcagtgccgtagcctgcggccaccacctgcacacgcccatgttcttcttcctgctcaacctggccctcagcgacctgggctccatctgcaccactgtccccaaagccatgcacaattccctctgggacaccaggaacatctcctacactgggtgtgctgcacagctctttttctttatgttcttcattGGAGCTGAGTTTTATCTGCTGACCGtgatgtgctacgaccgctacgtgtccatctgcaaacccctgcactatgggaccctcctgggcagcagagcttgtgcccacacggcagcagctgcctgggccagtggctttctctattcactgctccacacagccaatacattttccctgcccctgtgccatggcaatgccctgggccagttcttctgcgaaatcccacagatcctccagctctcctgctccacatGCCAACTCAGGGAATTGGGACTTCTTGCTGTCAGTGCCTGTTTGGtatttggctgttttgtgttcattgttttctactatgtgcagatcttcagggctgtgctgaggatcccctcggagcagggacggcacaaagccttttccacctgcttccctcacctggctgtgctctccctgtttctcagcactggcacgtttgcctacctgaagccccactccatgtcctccccatccctggatctgaccctgtcagttctgtactcggtggtgcctccagccctgaaccccctcatctacagcctgaggaaccaggagctcaaggctgca CCCCCagctcgtcctcctcctcctctgacagAGGAGGTGCAGACGGCCCCGCTGCGCCTGTAA